The following are from one region of the Caldisericia bacterium genome:
- a CDS encoding DUF2283 domain-containing protein, with the protein MEIVYDPSVDALTIRFVKERVECEVIRLNDQVAVDIGPGERIVAIEVLDASELVPGIKEGKVSLKNLALAAES; encoded by the coding sequence CGTTGACGCCCTAACCATCCGGTTTGTTAAAGAGAGGGTAGAGTGTGAGGTGATCCGCCTTAACGATCAGGTGGCCGTGGACATCGGACCAGGAGAACGCATTGTAGCGATCGAGGTGCTAGATGCAAGTGAGTTGGTCCCAGGGATTAAGGAGGGAAAGGTCTCCTTGAAAAACCTTGCTCTCGCTGCAGAAAGCTGA